From a single Bacillus gobiensis genomic region:
- a CDS encoding aspartyl-phosphate phosphatase Spo0E family protein: protein METTKLMLTIDEKRKEMVETAKRQGYTGNETIKRSQELDNLINLFQKY from the coding sequence TTGGAAACTACAAAATTAATGTTGACGATTGATGAAAAGCGAAAAGAAATGGTTGAAACAGCAAAAAGGCAAGGATATACCGGAAATGAAACGATAAAACGAAGTCAAGAACTGGACAACCTAATTAATCTATTCCAAAAATACTAA
- a CDS encoding ATP-binding protein, which translates to MQKLKLHWKRFGLYILLVILPALILCIAVYTSTRDATLQKYRQDAYLTLFIDRQQIDSLISETEAKINSLSFALHPPFLKNEVEMLFDDEIQKNPILSGLNLLNQDGNTIYSTIPYDRNIYMKDEFFQIAKQTNKPVSSDPYYEKTTGKHLFSIYHPIIDENRKTIGFLLASVDMDYIKNMINSLNSDMYIRVKNSKNQTILTSGDDSFSDLNVSPVETILNKSNWKLEAYPKAVKSFALGKSLFLSFLTSFIALNIVFLFVKYLMLKRRTKTELSQIKAQKLELLSSLAASTAHEIRNPLTGIRGFIQLLKKKHQSDDDSFYFSIIENEINRINQIVTEFLVLGKPTAVQDKVHSLFDIINEILPIIHSEANLHRSDVSLEFVPNEEIHIRGSKDQIKQVILNLAKNAFESMKNGGILHIQAIKKDDHAILRITDNGEGIPKEMIQEIFQPFVSHKKNGTGLGLMVCNRIVAMHGGKIDISSELSKGTTVTVTFPAVSPG; encoded by the coding sequence ATGCAAAAATTAAAACTTCACTGGAAAAGATTCGGACTTTACATTTTACTTGTTATCTTACCTGCATTGATACTATGTATAGCAGTCTATACAAGCACAAGGGATGCGACGCTCCAGAAATACAGGCAGGATGCTTATTTAACTTTATTCATTGATAGACAGCAAATCGATTCACTTATTAGCGAAACAGAAGCGAAAATAAACTCGTTATCATTTGCCCTGCATCCGCCGTTTCTGAAAAACGAAGTTGAAATGTTATTTGACGACGAGATTCAAAAAAACCCTATTCTATCAGGCTTAAACTTACTGAATCAAGACGGGAATACCATTTACTCTACAATTCCATATGATCGAAATATTTATATGAAGGATGAGTTTTTTCAAATCGCAAAGCAGACCAATAAGCCAGTTTCATCAGACCCTTATTACGAAAAAACGACAGGGAAACACCTTTTTTCTATCTATCATCCAATCATCGATGAAAATCGAAAGACGATCGGCTTTTTACTGGCATCTGTTGATATGGATTATATAAAAAACATGATTAATAGTCTAAATTCTGATATGTATATTCGGGTGAAGAACAGCAAAAATCAAACGATATTAACAAGTGGAGATGATTCGTTTTCAGACTTGAACGTCTCCCCTGTTGAGACAATCCTGAATAAATCAAATTGGAAGCTGGAAGCTTATCCAAAAGCGGTTAAGTCGTTTGCACTTGGCAAAAGTCTATTTTTATCCTTTTTAACGAGTTTTATCGCTCTTAATATCGTGTTTTTATTTGTGAAATATCTCATGCTTAAAAGAAGGACAAAGACAGAATTATCTCAAATCAAAGCGCAGAAGCTCGAATTGTTGAGCAGTCTGGCAGCCAGCACTGCTCATGAAATCAGAAATCCGTTAACAGGTATTCGGGGATTTATCCAGCTTCTAAAGAAAAAGCATCAATCAGATGATGACAGCTTTTATTTTTCAATCATTGAAAACGAAATCAACCGTATCAATCAAATCGTTACCGAGTTCCTTGTATTAGGCAAACCTACAGCCGTACAGGATAAAGTACATTCACTATTTGATATCATCAATGAGATTCTGCCTATTATTCATTCCGAAGCTAATTTGCATCGTTCAGATGTCTCACTGGAATTTGTACCGAATGAAGAAATTCACATTCGGGGCTCTAAGGATCAGATCAAACAAGTGATCTTGAATCTGGCAAAAAATGCATTTGAATCAATGAAAAATGGCGGTATTCTGCATATACAGGCTATAAAAAAAGACGATCACGCGATTTTACGGATCACAGATAACGGCGAGGGCATTCCGAAAGAAATGATCCAAGAAATTTTCCAGCCATTTGTTTCTCATAAGAAAAATGGCACAGGACTTGGCTTAATGGTCTGTAACCGTATTGTTGCTATGCATGGCGGAAAAATTGACATCTCAAGCGAGCTGAGTAAGGGAACAACGGTAACTGTCACCTTTCCGGCTGTATCCCCTGGTTAA
- the motB gene encoding flagellar motor protein MotB: protein MCKRKRRQREDDHIDESWLIPYADLLTLLLALFIVLFAISSVDAKKFQTMSRAFNDVFTGGSGVLDFTSMEPPLDPLPIEKKDPSDQKQQEKEEYKSLLNIKKHVDHFILNNKLQNQLNTKLTDEGLFITIKDNILFDSGSAEIRNEVMPLAKEISELLVIRPQRNIIINGHTDNVPIHNSVYNSNWKLSAIRAVNFLDVLLENPQLDSNVFSTKGYGEHKPIADNASSIGREKNRRVEILIKPIETKDS, encoded by the coding sequence ATGTGTAAAAGAAAGAGACGACAACGCGAAGACGATCATATTGATGAATCATGGCTGATCCCTTATGCTGATCTGTTGACTCTTTTATTGGCGCTATTTATTGTGTTATTTGCTATCAGTTCTGTTGACGCTAAGAAATTCCAAACGATGTCGCGGGCATTTAACGACGTATTTACCGGGGGATCGGGGGTACTGGATTTTACAAGCATGGAGCCCCCCCTCGACCCTTTGCCTATTGAAAAAAAAGATCCGTCTGATCAGAAACAGCAGGAGAAAGAAGAATATAAATCACTATTAAATATTAAAAAACACGTAGATCATTTTATACTGAATAATAAACTTCAAAACCAATTGAATACAAAACTTACAGATGAAGGGTTATTTATTACGATTAAAGACAATATCCTATTTGATTCCGGCAGTGCAGAAATTCGCAATGAGGTTATGCCTCTGGCAAAAGAGATTTCAGAACTGCTCGTTATCCGGCCACAACGAAATATCATTATTAACGGCCATACAGATAATGTTCCGATCCATAATTCTGTATATAATTCTAATTGGAAGCTTAGTGCAATTCGTGCGGTAAATTTTTTAGATGTGCTGCTTGAAAATCCTCAGCTGGATTCAAATGTTTTTAGTACGAAGGGTTACGGGGAGCATAAACCGATTGCAGACAATGCAAGTTCTATTGGCAGAGAGAAAAACAGACGTGTTGAAATTCTCATTAAGCCGATAGAAACCAAGGATTCTTGA
- the motA gene encoding flagellar motor stator protein MotA encodes MDKTSIIGIILAFIAIGVGMVYKGVSLDVLVNPAAILIIFLGTAAAVIIAFPTEEIKRVPKLFGVLFKEKKQTEIEDLITMFSEWAQIARREGLLALEAKVNEIDDPFLSNGITMAVDGQNAEFIRDVLTEEIEAMEDRHQAGASIFTQAGTYAPTLGVLGAVIGLIAALANMDNTEELGHAISAAFVATLLGIFTGYVLWHPFANKLKRKSRQEAKIREIMIEGVLSVLEGQSPKIIEEKLLMYVPANERSKLKILEGETRNV; translated from the coding sequence ATGGATAAAACTTCAATAATTGGTATCATTCTTGCGTTTATTGCCATTGGTGTTGGAATGGTTTATAAAGGGGTAAGCTTGGACGTATTAGTAAACCCTGCAGCGATCCTCATCATTTTTCTGGGAACGGCGGCAGCGGTTATTATTGCTTTTCCTACTGAAGAAATCAAACGCGTTCCAAAGCTGTTTGGCGTTTTATTTAAAGAAAAAAAACAGACTGAAATAGAAGATTTAATTACAATGTTCTCTGAATGGGCGCAAATTGCTCGAAGAGAAGGCCTTTTAGCTCTTGAAGCAAAAGTAAATGAAATAGACGATCCTTTTTTAAGCAACGGCATCACGATGGCTGTTGATGGTCAAAATGCTGAATTTATCAGAGACGTGCTAACTGAAGAAATCGAGGCAATGGAAGACAGGCATCAAGCAGGCGCAAGCATTTTTACACAAGCTGGAACGTACGCTCCTACTCTAGGAGTACTCGGGGCGGTGATCGGGCTCATTGCCGCGTTGGCCAATATGGACAATACAGAGGAGCTTGGCCATGCTATAAGCGCTGCATTCGTAGCCACTCTACTCGGAATATTTACAGGTTATGTGTTGTGGCATCCTTTCGCCAACAAGCTGAAACGAAAATCCAGGCAAGAGGCGAAAATCAGGGAGATTATGATCGAAGGAGTGCTTTCAGTATTAGAGGGCCAATCTCCCAAAATAATAGAAGAAAAATTACTCATGTATGTGCCGGCAAATGAACGGTCAAAATTGAAAATTCTTGAAGGAGAAACCCGCAATGTGTAA
- a CDS encoding ATP-dependent Clp protease ATP-binding subunit produces the protein MLCQNCQKNDATIRLNMQINFNKKQMDICESCYASLTQPSMNAGNTPFGGSSFFNPQGPEVKNRSHSRKGLLDELATNVTNAAKTGVIDPVIGRDGEVKRVIEILNRRNKNNPVLIGEPGVGKTAIAEGLALKIVEGDVPNKLKDKELYLLDVASLVANTGIRGQFEERMKQLIQELKSRKNVILFVDEIHLLVGSGSAEGSMDAGNILKPALARGELQLIGATTLKEYRKIEKDAALERRFQPVIVNEPSIQEAMTILNGIKDKYEAYHGISYSEDAVKACVELSHRYIQDRHLPDKAIDLLDEAGSKANLLLDTNESTNIPERLKALAIEKEKALKEENYELAAKLRDEEEVLTNSTEKHFEKPTVDAAAIQAIIEQKTGIPVGKLQGNEQQKMKDLEDKLNERVIGQKTAVQKVAKAVRRSRAGLKSKQRPTGSFLFVGPTGVGKTELSKVLAEELFGTKESIIRLDMSEYMEKHSVSKIIGSPPGYVGHDEAGQLTEKVRRNPYSILLLDEIEKAHPDVQHMFLQIMEDGRLTDSQGRTVSFKDTVIIMTSNAGTSEKRIKVGFQPEGSAIEEQTLIDSLSSYFKPEFLNRFDSIISFNALEKEDLKQIVSILLQDLEKSLAEQGTELEVTKEAVNKIAELGYHPQFGARPLRRTIQEQLEDKMTDLLLDHESIGKFLIEVENGQLTVTAR, from the coding sequence ATGCTTTGTCAAAACTGTCAAAAAAACGATGCAACCATTCGATTGAATATGCAAATAAATTTCAACAAAAAACAAATGGATATTTGTGAGTCCTGCTACGCGTCTTTAACACAGCCGTCAATGAACGCCGGAAACACACCATTTGGCGGATCATCATTTTTCAATCCGCAAGGACCGGAAGTTAAAAATCGCAGCCATAGCCGAAAAGGATTGCTTGATGAATTGGCCACAAACGTGACAAATGCTGCGAAAACGGGAGTTATTGATCCGGTGATTGGAAGAGATGGAGAAGTGAAACGCGTCATCGAAATTCTAAACCGCAGAAATAAAAACAATCCTGTTCTTATCGGAGAGCCTGGTGTCGGAAAAACAGCAATTGCTGAAGGCTTGGCCTTAAAAATTGTCGAGGGCGACGTTCCAAACAAATTAAAGGACAAGGAGCTTTATCTGCTTGACGTCGCTTCCCTTGTTGCCAATACAGGTATCCGAGGCCAATTTGAAGAACGGATGAAACAGCTCATCCAAGAGTTGAAAAGCAGAAAAAATGTAATTCTGTTTGTGGATGAAATCCACCTGCTTGTCGGGTCTGGAAGTGCTGAAGGATCAATGGATGCCGGCAATATTCTCAAACCCGCGCTTGCCAGAGGCGAGCTGCAGCTCATTGGTGCAACTACACTGAAAGAGTATCGCAAAATTGAAAAAGATGCAGCTTTGGAACGCCGGTTCCAGCCAGTCATTGTTAATGAGCCGTCCATTCAAGAAGCGATGACAATCCTAAACGGAATTAAGGATAAATATGAGGCTTACCATGGTATTTCATATTCCGAAGACGCAGTGAAGGCTTGTGTGGAATTATCGCACAGATACATTCAGGACCGCCACTTGCCGGACAAAGCGATTGACCTATTGGACGAAGCAGGTTCAAAAGCCAACTTGCTTTTGGATACAAACGAAAGCACAAATATTCCGGAGCGGCTGAAAGCCCTGGCAATTGAGAAAGAAAAAGCCCTCAAGGAAGAAAACTACGAGCTGGCAGCAAAATTGCGTGACGAAGAAGAGGTATTAACTAACAGCACAGAAAAACATTTTGAAAAGCCAACAGTAGATGCCGCTGCAATACAAGCAATTATAGAACAAAAAACAGGCATTCCAGTCGGAAAGCTACAGGGAAATGAACAGCAAAAAATGAAAGACCTTGAAGACAAGCTGAATGAAAGAGTCATCGGGCAAAAAACAGCAGTCCAAAAAGTTGCAAAAGCTGTCAGACGCAGCCGGGCAGGTCTAAAATCTAAGCAAAGACCAACAGGCTCATTCCTTTTCGTAGGTCCTACCGGCGTTGGTAAAACAGAACTCTCAAAAGTCTTGGCAGAAGAGCTTTTCGGTACGAAAGAAAGCATCATTCGCCTTGATATGAGTGAATATATGGAGAAGCATTCGGTCTCAAAAATTATCGGATCTCCTCCAGGTTATGTCGGACATGATGAAGCGGGGCAGCTGACCGAAAAAGTTCGCAGAAATCCTTATAGCATTCTTTTGCTTGATGAAATTGAAAAAGCACATCCGGATGTGCAGCACATGTTCCTGCAAATCATGGAGGATGGCCGTTTGACAGACAGCCAAGGGCGAACTGTCAGCTTTAAAGACACGGTCATTATTATGACAAGCAACGCAGGCACCTCTGAAAAGAGAATAAAAGTCGGCTTTCAACCTGAAGGCAGTGCGATAGAAGAACAAACTTTAATTGACTCCTTGAGTTCATACTTTAAACCTGAATTTTTGAACCGCTTTGACAGCATCATCTCTTTCAATGCATTAGAAAAAGAGGATTTGAAACAAATCGTCTCTATCCTTCTACAAGATCTGGAGAAATCATTGGCAGAACAAGGTACCGAACTCGAAGTGACAAAGGAAGCTGTCAATAAAATTGCCGAGCTGGGCTATCATCCTCAATTTGGCGCCCGTCCGCTAAGAAGAACGATACAAGAGCAACTTGAAGATAAAATGACTGACTTGCTTTTGGATCATGAAAGCATCGGTAAGTTTCTGATTGAAGTTGAAAATGGTCAATTGACAGTTACCGCGAGATAA
- a CDS encoding YkvI family membrane protein: protein MKHSGNSTIQLSFVYVGTVVGAGFATGKEIVEFFLKFGPAGMLGILISGIMFTFLGSKMMIISRRIRAASYRELNIFLFGKTIGPVVNGFLLLILFGVTSVLLSGAGAIFKEQLHTSAHFGILLTIAICLLVLSRGINGLFGVNILVVPMLMLFTMIVFTDSFLFYEDLGSQFWVVDLEKSDVGWIVSAISYGAFNLSLAQAVLVPVASELESEKQIKAGAYLGGGILTVILLCSFLAMTTLPDTLFFDVPMAHVVQISSGSIHMIYLLIIFGEIFTSVIGNIYGMEKQIRKYVNINRIVIYCMILGIAYCISLVGYGKLLTAIYPLFGNVSIFFVLFLLFKKIPDNSVLK, encoded by the coding sequence ATGAAGCATTCGGGAAATTCTACTATTCAACTATCGTTTGTCTATGTGGGGACTGTTGTCGGTGCAGGCTTTGCCACTGGAAAAGAAATTGTTGAGTTTTTCTTGAAATTCGGACCAGCAGGGATGCTGGGTATCCTTATCAGCGGAATAATGTTTACTTTTTTAGGATCCAAAATGATGATCATTTCAAGAAGGATCAGAGCGGCGTCTTATCGGGAGCTTAACATATTTCTTTTTGGAAAAACAATCGGCCCGGTCGTAAATGGTTTTTTGCTGCTGATCTTATTCGGGGTTACCTCAGTACTTTTATCGGGAGCGGGAGCGATTTTCAAGGAACAGCTTCATACCTCTGCCCATTTCGGAATCCTTTTAACGATTGCTATTTGCTTGCTGGTTCTTTCGCGGGGAATAAATGGGCTTTTCGGAGTGAATATCCTTGTGGTGCCGATGCTTATGCTCTTTACGATGATTGTCTTTACGGATTCGTTTTTGTTTTATGAAGACTTGGGCTCGCAATTTTGGGTAGTCGATTTAGAAAAATCAGACGTTGGCTGGATCGTTTCAGCAATTTCCTACGGCGCTTTTAATTTGTCGCTTGCACAAGCTGTTCTTGTCCCGGTTGCTTCTGAATTAGAATCTGAGAAACAAATAAAAGCAGGAGCGTATTTGGGAGGAGGGATTTTAACCGTCATTTTGCTTTGTTCTTTTTTGGCAATGACGACGCTGCCGGATACTCTTTTTTTTGACGTTCCAATGGCTCATGTCGTGCAAATCTCATCCGGGAGTATACATATGATTTATCTATTAATTATTTTCGGGGAAATTTTCACCTCTGTCATCGGCAACATTTACGGTATGGAGAAGCAGATCAGAAAATATGTGAACATCAATCGAATTGTAATTTATTGCATGATTTTAGGTATAGCTTATTGCATCAGTCTCGTAGGATACGGGAAGCTCTTGACTGCCATTTATCCTTTGTTCGGAAATGTTAGCATATTTTTTGTCTTGTTCTTATTGTTTAAAAAAATACCTGACAACAGCGTCTTGAAATGA
- the queC gene encoding 7-cyano-7-deazaguanine synthase QueC, giving the protein MRKEKAVVVFSGGQDSTTCLVWALQEFAEVETVTFHYNQRHQLETEVAGKIAKKLNVKNHLLDMSLLNQLAPNALTRDEMEIKMNEDGLPSTFVPGRNLVFLSFASILAYQIGARHIVTGVCETDFSGYPDCRDSFIKSCNVTVNLAMDKPFVIHTPLMWLNKKETWKLADELHALDLVRNETLTCYNGIIADGCGECPACVLRKNGLNEYLHEKGGN; this is encoded by the coding sequence ATGAGGAAGGAAAAAGCAGTTGTTGTATTTAGCGGAGGACAGGATAGCACAACTTGTCTTGTGTGGGCGCTTCAGGAGTTTGCTGAAGTCGAAACTGTTACTTTTCACTATAACCAGCGGCACCAGCTGGAAACAGAGGTAGCTGGAAAGATTGCCAAAAAGCTAAACGTTAAGAATCATTTGCTTGATATGTCTTTGCTGAATCAATTGGCCCCTAATGCCCTGACAAGAGACGAAATGGAGATAAAAATGAATGAGGATGGCTTGCCTTCCACGTTTGTCCCTGGCAGAAATTTAGTCTTTTTATCCTTTGCTTCTATACTGGCTTATCAAATCGGAGCCAGACATATTGTTACCGGTGTATGCGAGACAGATTTCAGCGGATATCCGGATTGCAGGGATTCTTTTATTAAGTCCTGCAACGTGACAGTTAATTTGGCAATGGATAAGCCTTTTGTCATTCATACACCATTAATGTGGCTGAATAAAAAAGAAACGTGGAAGCTTGCTGATGAGCTTCATGCACTGGATTTAGTGAGAAATGAAACCTTGACTTGCTATAACGGCATCATTGCTGACGGATGCGGCGAATGCCCTGCCTGTGTGCTTAGGAAAAATGGGTTAAACGAATATTTACATGAAAAAGGAGGAAATTAG
- the queD gene encoding 6-carboxytetrahydropterin synthase QueD — MLSQTYPQAFHPYSFELNKDMQISAAHFIPREEAGACSRVHGHTYTVNLTIAGDTLDSCGFLVNFSTLKKIVHGKYDHTLLNDHLEFSGEDAYSFPTTEVVAKSIYDAVETYLNTLSNRPVCVQVFVRETPTSYCVYRPKKEQAHE, encoded by the coding sequence ATGCTTTCACAAACGTATCCTCAAGCATTTCATCCATATTCGTTTGAATTGAATAAAGACATGCAGATCTCTGCAGCACATTTTATTCCGAGAGAAGAAGCGGGCGCGTGCAGCCGCGTCCACGGCCATACGTACACGGTAAATCTGACGATTGCAGGAGATACCCTGGATTCTTGCGGTTTTTTGGTTAATTTTAGTACGTTAAAAAAAATCGTCCATGGAAAATACGATCATACGCTTTTAAATGATCATCTTGAATTTTCAGGCGAAGATGCTTATTCGTTTCCTACGACTGAGGTCGTGGCTAAATCGATTTATGATGCAGTAGAAACATATTTGAATACATTGTCCAACCGGCCCGTCTGCGTCCAGGTTTTCGTGAGAGAGACGCCGACAAGTTATTGTGTATACCGGCCGAAAAAGGAGCAAGCCCATGAATAA
- the queE gene encoding 7-carboxy-7-deazaguanine synthase QueE: MNKPIPVLEIFGPTVQGEGSVIGQKTMFVRTAGCDYSCSWCDSAFTWDGSAKGDIKWLEPNEVLDSLRETGGGCFSHVTISGGNPALLKPLGGLTALLKEKGYRIALETQGSIFQEWFADIDDLTISPKPPSSGMVCDFTKLTAIFESLEKMNRLQSVTLKIVIFSDEDLEFAKGVHQKYPGLPLFLQVGNDDLNSRDTNDLAQKLLEKYEGLVEKVCADEDLTNVRVLPQLHTLIWGNKRGV; encoded by the coding sequence ATGAATAAACCAATTCCCGTTTTAGAAATATTCGGACCGACCGTGCAGGGAGAGGGCAGTGTCATCGGGCAGAAAACGATGTTTGTCCGGACGGCGGGCTGTGATTATTCCTGCAGCTGGTGTGATTCTGCTTTTACATGGGATGGTTCAGCAAAAGGAGATATCAAGTGGCTTGAGCCAAATGAAGTTCTCGATTCTCTTAGAGAGACAGGAGGAGGGTGTTTTTCTCACGTCACCATTTCCGGAGGCAACCCCGCCTTGCTGAAACCTCTTGGCGGATTGACTGCATTGCTAAAAGAAAAAGGCTATCGAATTGCACTTGAGACACAAGGGAGTATCTTCCAGGAGTGGTTCGCGGATATCGATGATTTAACCATTTCACCGAAGCCGCCAAGCTCGGGAATGGTTTGCGATTTTACGAAGCTTACAGCTATATTTGAATCGTTAGAAAAAATGAATCGTCTTCAAAGTGTAACCTTGAAAATCGTTATTTTTTCAGATGAAGATTTGGAGTTTGCTAAAGGAGTGCATCAGAAATACCCCGGGCTCCCGTTGTTTCTGCAAGTTGGAAACGATGATCTGAATTCTCGGGATACGAATGATTTAGCGCAAAAGCTTCTGGAAAAATATGAAGGGCTTGTCGAAAAGGTTTGTGCGGATGAGGATTTAACCAATGTCCGCGTTCTTCCCCAGCTTCACACCTTAATATGGGGGAATAAAAGAGGAGTATAA
- the queF gene encoding preQ(1) synthase, with protein sequence MMSRKKSELEGVSLLGNRGTSYEFSYKPEILESFINKHPNRDYFVKFNCPEFTSLCPMTGQPDFATIYISYIPDQKMVESKSLKLYLFSFRNHGDFHEDCMNIIMNDLIELMDPRYIEVWGKFTPRGGISIDPYTNYGKPGTKYEEMAAHRLMNHDLYPEKVDNR encoded by the coding sequence ATCATGTCTAGAAAAAAATCAGAGCTCGAAGGAGTTTCGCTCCTTGGAAACCGAGGAACATCCTATGAGTTCAGCTATAAACCGGAAATCTTAGAATCTTTTATAAATAAACATCCTAATCGAGACTATTTTGTTAAATTTAATTGTCCGGAGTTTACATCGTTATGTCCAATGACAGGGCAGCCTGATTTTGCTACGATCTATATCAGCTATATCCCGGATCAAAAAATGGTTGAAAGCAAATCGTTGAAGCTATACTTGTTCAGCTTTCGCAATCATGGCGATTTTCATGAGGATTGCATGAATATCATTATGAATGACTTAATTGAATTGATGGATCCCCGCTACATCGAAGTGTGGGGGAAATTTACCCCAAGAGGCGGGATCTCGATTGATCCGTATACGAATTACGGCAAGCCAGGGACGAAATATGAAGAAATGGCAGCCCACCGGCTAATGAACCATGATTTGTATCCGGAAAAGGTGGATAATCGGTAG
- a CDS encoding cold-shock protein produces MEQGKVKWFNAEKGFGFIEREGGDDVFVHFSAIQSDGFKSLDEGQEVSFEVEQGQRGPQASNVQKI; encoded by the coding sequence ATGGAACAAGGTAAAGTAAAATGGTTTAATGCAGAAAAAGGATTTGGATTTATTGAGCGTGAGGGTGGAGACGATGTATTCGTTCACTTCTCTGCTATTCAAAGTGATGGCTTCAAATCACTAGATGAAGGTCAAGAAGTTTCATTTGAAGTTGAGCAAGGCCAACGCGGACCTCAAGCATCTAACGTTCAAAAAATATAA
- a CDS encoding YkvS family protein, with amino-acid sequence MKIAKVGNVIEFKNGMTGVVEKVNENSVIVDVTIMDNYRDLELDSLTVVNHKNYKIIKESV; translated from the coding sequence ATGAAAATTGCAAAAGTGGGTAACGTGATTGAATTTAAAAACGGAATGACTGGAGTAGTTGAAAAAGTAAATGAAAATTCGGTTATAGTCGATGTAACCATTATGGATAATTATAGAGATTTGGAGCTTGATTCCTTAACGGTAGTTAACCATAAAAATTATAAAATTATTAAAGAATCCGTCTAG
- a CDS encoding sigma-70 family RNA polymerase sigma factor, whose product MTYEQILKDHERMIFYLLKHLNIYKDRDEYIQIAYIALWECTIAFDPKKGNFSSFAFASVRGKLINELKRRRKHEERNEYKEVAASYYETPFIELVDEWERKAEEKKLTDLQKKWLFSAIRGETLQEIAERNNCSVAAVKSWRKQALKKLGIKRKQK is encoded by the coding sequence TTGACGTATGAGCAGATTTTAAAAGACCATGAGAGAATGATTTTTTACCTGTTAAAGCATTTGAACATTTATAAAGACAGAGACGAATATATTCAAATTGCCTATATCGCACTTTGGGAGTGCACGATTGCTTTTGATCCGAAAAAAGGAAACTTTTCTTCCTTTGCATTTGCATCGGTTCGCGGAAAGCTGATCAATGAATTGAAAAGAAGGAGAAAGCACGAGGAAAGAAATGAGTATAAAGAAGTAGCTGCGTCATATTATGAGACGCCATTTATCGAACTAGTCGATGAGTGGGAAAGAAAAGCAGAAGAAAAAAAGCTGACAGACCTTCAAAAGAAATGGCTTTTTTCCGCAATTCGCGGAGAAACACTGCAAGAAATCGCTGAAAGGAACAATTGCTCGGTCGCCGCAGTCAAATCGTGGAGAAAACAGGCTTTAAAAAAGCTTGGCATAAAAAGAAAACAAAAATAA